Genomic DNA from Methanocalculus natronophilus:
GTAGAGATCCATGAAGTCCGGGGGGATGCCTGCAGGCATCCGGATCCTGCTTCCGGCTTTCCAGAGGATCAGCAGGATCAGCCCGAAGATGACGATCATCTCGATGACATGAACCGGCGCAAGCACCGTGTGTGTCACCGGATACGGCAGGATACCAAAGAGGAGAGCCGGGTACAACCCATAGAGAATACAGGCAAAGGCGGTGGCACCCATTGCAAGCTGCATTCCAGCCGGAGGATCGCTTGTAGCAATCCCCGGCTTCTCCCTGAGAAAGGCATAGTAGTTCAGCTTGACAAAGGAGAGGAATGTACCGACTGATCCGATTAGGAAGAGGATCTCAAGGCTGAAGAGACCGCTCTCTGATGCAGCAGCGACGATCATCTCCTTGCTGATATAACCATTGAAACCCGGAACACCAGCAATCGCAGCAGATGCGATGATGGAGAATGCAAACGTGAGTGGCATCTGCTTTCTGAGGCCCCCAAGATCCGAGAGGCGGTGAAACCCGGTCTGGTAGATGATCGCCCCGGCGACCATGAAGAGAAGAGCCTTGTAGAAGATATGGTTGAAGAGATGGGCGATACCTCCATTAACTGCAAGTGCGGTTCCAATCCCGATTGCAGCAACCATGTATCCGACCTGGCTCACGATATGGTAGCTGAGAAGTGTCCGCATATCATCCTGGAGCAGTGCAAAGACGATGCCATAGACGATCATGATCGCTCCAAGGTACATCACTGCTTCCGAGCCGGGAAGAGTTCTGGCAAGGAGATAGATCGCAGCTTTTGTGGTAAAGACACAGAGTACGACTGAGCCGGCTATCGAGGCTTTCGGGTATGCGTCAGGGAGCCATGCATGGAGCGGAACCATCGCCGCATTCATCCCGATACCAAGGATGAAGAGTATGGTGGCAAGACCGGGTTCTGCAAGGCCCACCATGAGCGACCCTGTCTCCCTGAACTGGATTGCGATTCCGCCAAGAAGAAAGACGCCGCCGAGGATATGCATCAGGGCATACCGGTACCCGGGACCAATCGAGCCTGCCCCTCCGTGCCAGATAAGGAGCAGCGACGAGATGGCAAGCAGTTCCCAGAAGAGGAAGAGGGTGACAAAATCACCTGCAAAGACGATACCCATGCCAGCTGCCACCTGGAGGAGTGTTGCTGCCTGGTGGGTGATCCGCATCTCTTTGCATGCATAGAGAACCGCAAGGATGCTGATTGCAGCAAAGATATACCCGACCACAAGGGAGAGGGGATCAACCGAGAGAAGGATCAGGTCAATACCCGGGAGAAAGGGAAGAATCCACCCGGAATATACCTCCGGAAGGAGCGCAACACTCAGAAGACCCAAAACCGTAACGCCTGCGATCCAGCCATGTCGGAGGCGCCCTGGAATTACCGGAAGCAGAAGGGCTCCAAGGAGATAGATGACAAAAGGAGCGATGATAGTTCCCATTTATCCCTCCTGACAGGGAGATGAGCTGCCAGGGCAGAACTGTTCCGTCCAGTTTCCTGTACTCTCCTGCATGTGCGGCACGAAACAATTCTCCTTCCAGCGTATTCCGGACTATCCACATTCTCCGGAAGAAAGAGGGTGGAAGAGATGGAGTGTGCCATCCCACCCAGGCATTCGTCCTGAGAAAAAGTTAGTATAGTATCTCCACATCAGCCAATAAAGTTTCCCGGGTTTTTTTGAAAGGAAGACAAAAGAAATGACGAGATCCCAAAACCCCTTGCAGTGCCGGCCGTTGCCCCCCTGCCCTGGTGGAGAGAGGATTTTCTGCTGCAGAGACGAATACCATTAAGGAGTATCCAAAAAAACCGGAATACTACAATGAAAAATCCCTTCCATATCATGATCATCCCCACGCTTGGCTGCCCTTCAGACTGCGCATACTGCTGGAGTTCTGATCCATCGTCACCGGTGATGACAAGAGACACAATCCTTGCTATCAGGGACTGGCTCTCGGATTACCAGGAAAACCCCGTCACCATCACCTTTCACGGAGGGGAACCACTGCTTGCAGGTGCTGATTTTTACCGGGAGGCACTCCCGGTTCTCGCAGACGGTCTTGCGCATCTCACCCCGGAATTTGCGCTCCAGTCAAACCTCTGGCTGATGACACCTGAGCTGGCGGAGGTGCTTGCCACATACAATGTTCCGATTGGATCCTCAATTGATGGTCCGGCTGATATCACCGATCTCCAGAGGGGGGACGGTTACTTTGAAAAGACGATTGCGGGATACAGAATTGCCCGCGACCATGATCTGATCGTCAGGTTCATCTGCACCTTCACCAACCGGTCTGTTGCACGGCGGGAGGAGATCTTTGACTTTTTCATGGAGAATGAATTCCCGATGAAACTCCATCCGGCACTCCCGTCGCTTCGGTCCGGGCAGCCGGATGAGTGGGCGCTCTCACCTGAAGCATATGGAGAACTGCTCGTCTATCTCCTCGACCGGTACCTGGAGAACCTCAACCAGTCGGTTGTGATGAATATCAATGATCTCGTCAAAGCCGTCATCACCCGGCACGGGACGGTCTGCACCTATGTGGACTGTATGGCAAACACCTTCGCAATCGGCCCGGACGGTGGGATATACCCCTGTTACCGGTTTGTCGGGATGCCGGAGTTTCTGATGGGTAATGTCGCTTGCAAACCAACAAAAGAGGACCTGCAGGAGACCCGTCCATGGAAGATGCTGCAGGAGTTCAAAAGCTATGTCGATTCAGCATGCGGCAGCTGTTCCCATATCCAGTACTGCCGTGGCGGCTGCCCCTATAATGCAATTGCACCCACGAACGGGAGAATCGAGGGTGTCGATCCCCACTGTACCGCATACAAGCGTATCTTTACAGAGATTCATGACCGGCTCAATGCCGAGATGTTTGAGACGGATTCAGTCCGTATGCGGAGACGACGGCGATCAAAGCCAGGTGTCATGGCGCTGATGCAGAAGATCATCGCTGAGTGACCTTTTTTTTAAAAAAACAAACGGATATACGGCAGATTATGGCCGTATATCCACCAGTATCTCTGAAACGGCAATCTCGATGAGATCAAAGAACGGGAGTGCCGGGAAGAAGAAGATCATAACCGAGATGACTGTTGTGATGATGATTGGAACAAGCATAAAGAGCGGGGGCTCAGCCACACCTTCAAGAGCAGACTCATCGTCTGGCATATCCAGAACCATCGTGTAGATGACCGGGAAGAAATATGCGGCATTCAGAACGGCACTTGCGATGATGACCAGCAGGAGGATGGCCATCCCGCCTTCGACTGCGCCAAGTGCCAGGTAGATTTTGCTGATTACCCCTGCCATCGGAGGTATGCCGCAGATGCCGATTGCAGCAAAGGCAAACATCAGGCAGGTAATGGGCATCTTCTTCCCGATACCTTTCATATCAGAGATATATTCCCTGCCTGCGGAAACGATCACCGCTCCCGCAACAAAGAAGAGGGTGATCTTCAGGAAGGCGTGGATCGGAATATGTGCCATTGCCCCGATCATACCGGCAACAGAGAGCATCGCAACACCAAGGAGGATGTAGGAGAGCTGGCTCACTGTTGAGTAGGCAAGCCGCAGTTTAAGGTTATCCTCCATGAGAGCAAAGAGCGATGCGACGATGATGGTAAAGGAGGCGATCACCGCAAGCAGGATGCCAAGGCCAAGTGTCTCCATCAGCTCAAGCCCAAATACCCATCCTGCCATCCTGACGATGCCAAAGACCCCGGCAGTGACGACGGCAACCGCATGGAGAAACGCGGAGACCGGTGTCGGGGCAACCATCGCTGCGGGGAGCCATGCATGGATCGGCATCCAGGCAGCCTTCACAAACCCGACCATGAAGAGGAGGAAGAGGATCTGCAGGGTGAGTGCGGGTGCAGCCCCGGCAAGGAATCCGCCGGGGACAAACCCGGTTGTTCCTGTCAACAGGTAGGTCATGATGACCGCAGCCAGAAGGAAGATACCCCCGATCAAAAGGTATGCGAGGTACTTCCTCCCCTCTTTCATTGCCTTTTCCGTCTCAACGTGGACGACGAGCGGGTAGGTGATGATCGTCAGGATCTCATAGAATATGAAGAGCGTCAGGAGATTAGCCGAGAAGGCTATACCGACTGCTGCGGCGATGGCAACTGCGAAACAGAAGAAGAACCTGGTCTGCGCATGCTCGTTCTTTGCCCGCATATACCCGATTGCATAGAATGAATTGAGGAGCCAGAGGAGGGCGGCAGTGAAGGCAAAGAGCATTCCAAATGCATCCACCTTCAGCACGAGATCGCCGCCCGGCACCATCGGAACAATCAGGAGTGTGATCTTTTCTCCTGAAAGAATCGCAGGCAGCATTGCGGCAACTGTTCCAAACATTGCAGTGGCAGAGGCTATTGTCACGCCATCCCGGATATTTGGGTATCTTCCGAGGAGCGGGATGAGAATAGCTGCAATAAGCGGTATTGTGAGTGCAACAGCCGGGAGAACGCTTATGATACCCTCCATCAGGCACCTCCAAGGAGCAGTGCTGCTGCCGGGCCGACGATGCCCATCACCGGCTCGATACAGATGCCGAGGAAGAGGCAGAGGAGGGCAAGGGAGACCATTGGTGCGAGCATCGAGACCGGTACCTCACGCCCCAAAAACGCAGGTTGCGGTGCATGATCTCCATGATCCCCGCCTGCAAAATAGGCGATCTCAATGAAACGCCAGATATAGACGACCGCAAGCAGGCTTCCGGCAAGGAGGATTGCGGCATATAGCCAGAGCCCGGCATCCAGTGCCCCGAGTACCAGGTAGTATTTGCTCATGAACCCGATTGTCGGAGGAATCCCAATCATCGAAGCTCCGGCCAGGGCAAATGCCGCACATGAGATCGGCATCCGGGTGGCGATCCCCTTCATATCGCTGAGCCGGGATGTCCCTGCCTGGTAGATGATTGCCCCGGCAACCATGAAGAGGCAGCCTTTCATCACGGCGTGGCCGAGGATATGCAGAAGACCGCCTTCAAGTGCGATCAGGTTCGCAACTCCAAGAGCGAACATAATATACCCGACCTGGCTGACGCTGGAGTAGGCAAGAAGCCTCTTCAGATCGGTCTGTGCAATCGCAAGTACTGCTCCTGCGATGATCGCAATTGTCGAAACAATCAGGATAAAGTCGGTTATCGGGAAGCTTTCGATAATATAGGATGGTGTAAAGACGGAGAAGAGCATCCTGAAGAGGGCATAGATACTGACTTTTGCCATCACGGTTGAGATGAGAACAGTCACTGCGGACGGGGCTTCCGTATATGCATCGGGGAGCCAGAGATGAAGCGGGAAGAAGGCTGCTTTAATCGAGAACCCGATGATCATAAAGAGGAAGGCTGCATGAACGGTGGAGAGCTCATAGGATGCAGGGAGGAGAACCGCAAGCTCTGCCATATTCAGTGTGCCCGTGGTGACATAGAGATTGCCGATGCCAAGAAGGATAAAACCGGCTGCAATCGATCCGAGGACGAGATAGTTGAATGCCGCGACATACGAGTACGATCGCCTTGAGGTTGCTATCAGGGCATAGGCGGCAATCGAGGAGATCTCAAGGAAGACGTAGAGGTTGAAGATATCGCCTGTGATCGTCATCCCGATGAGGCCGATTATGAGGAGCTGCAGCAGAACATAGAACGAGACGGTCTTTTCATATGGAACCTCTTTTTCGATGCTCTTCTTCAGGTAGATGACAGATGCAAGGGCGAGGAACATGATGGTTACCAGGATGAACCCGCTGAAGGAATCGATAACGAGTTCGATACCAAGCGGAGGCAGCCATCCACCCACATAATACCGGACTGTGCCTTCATTCATCACCCTTGTAAGCAGGAGCACCGAGACAACAAACTGGAAGATGATCGTCAGCAGTACAATTCCATAGCAGACAGACCGGTTATACCATCCCGCACCAAGGACAAGGAGCGTTGCAAGCATTGAGAGGATAACAAGGAGTATTGGAAGCTGGTCCAGAAGCATCATCTCTCTCTCACCGCCTGCACCAGCTCATCTGTCTCGATTGTTCCATATACTTCAAATATCCTGATGATCAGCGACAGTGCAACGGCTGTGATGCTCACGCCAACGACAATCGCAGTCAGGATGAGGACATGCGGCAGCGGGTTCACATAGAGCGCCGCTGCTCCCTCAGGCAGGTAGATTGGCGCAGTACCGCCCCGGACCTCTGCAAATGAGATGTAGAAGAGATAGATCGCCGTCTGGAAGATGTTGAGCCCTATGATCTTCTTCACCAGGTTCTGTTTTGCGATGATGGCATACAGCCCGATCAGCATCAGGATGATCGCCATCCAGTAGTTGTAGCGGGAGAAGAAGACATCCGGAATGAACTCGATCATGATGAGTCACCCCCGGTATCGGTCATGTAATAGACAATTGAGATCATCACTGCCATCACGGTGATGCCGATGCCTGCCTCAACAATATCGATCAGGATGCCATGAAGGTGGGGGATGCCGGACGCCTCCTCGATGACTGCCAGTTCGAGGAAATTTCCCGCATACAGGAGGGAGAGCAGCCCAATTGCTGCATAGATACAGATACCGATGATTGAAGCATACATGATCCCCCGGTTCCCAAAACGTGCCCTGACATCGGGAAGGCCAAATGCAATAACCATCAGGATAAATGCCGCCGCAAAGGCGACACCGCCCTGGAAACCGCCTCCGGCACCGGAAGCCCCGTGCACGATGACATAGAGGCCAAACACCTGGATGAATGGAACCATCAGGCGTGTTACCGTCCTGATGACGACGTTCTCCCTCATAGGCGCCCACCCCGGCCGAGGAGAAGTATCACGGCAATTCCTGCAGTAAAGATGACCACCACCTCTCCAAGGGTGTCAAAGCCACGGTAGCTGACCAGTATCGCGGTGACGATGTTTGCAATCCCGGTATCCTCGTATGTCCGCTCAACAAAGAG
This window encodes:
- a CDS encoding MnhB domain-containing protein; this translates as MRENVVIRTVTRLMVPFIQVFGLYVIVHGASGAGGGFQGGVAFAAAFILMVIAFGLPDVRARFGNRGIMYASIIGICIYAAIGLLSLLYAGNFLELAVIEEASGIPHLHGILIDIVEAGIGITVMAVMISIVYYMTDTGGDSS
- a CDS encoding Na(+)/H(+) antiporter subunit D encodes the protein MGTIIAPFVIYLLGALLLPVIPGRLRHGWIAGVTVLGLLSVALLPEVYSGWILPFLPGIDLILLSVDPLSLVVGYIFAAISILAVLYACKEMRITHQAATLLQVAAGMGIVFAGDFVTLFLFWELLAISSLLLIWHGGAGSIGPGYRYALMHILGGVFLLGGIAIQFRETGSLMVGLAEPGLATILFILGIGMNAAMVPLHAWLPDAYPKASIAGSVVLCVFTTKAAIYLLARTLPGSEAVMYLGAIMIVYGIVFALLQDDMRTLLSYHIVSQVGYMVAAIGIGTALAVNGGIAHLFNHIFYKALLFMVAGAIIYQTGFHRLSDLGGLRKQMPLTFAFSIIASAAIAGVPGFNGYISKEMIVAAASESGLFSLEILFLIGSVGTFLSFVKLNYYAFLREKPGIATSDPPAGMQLAMGATAFACILYGLYPALLFGILPYPVTHTVLAPVHVIEMIVIFGLILLILWKAGSRIRMPAGIPPDFMDLYRVLGAAALAFSRETLPALAVALTGWITSAVKGVIWFMQNPVLAVEIFARSAYLRICSIEAARRHQQERISLLKSQYPGTDPQAIDARYGPVLISLIIFAYFLTVFIF
- a CDS encoding TIGR04083 family peptide-modifying radical SAM enzyme → MKNPFHIMIIPTLGCPSDCAYCWSSDPSSPVMTRDTILAIRDWLSDYQENPVTITFHGGEPLLAGADFYREALPVLADGLAHLTPEFALQSNLWLMTPELAEVLATYNVPIGSSIDGPADITDLQRGDGYFEKTIAGYRIARDHDLIVRFICTFTNRSVARREEIFDFFMENEFPMKLHPALPSLRSGQPDEWALSPEAYGELLVYLLDRYLENLNQSVVMNINDLVKAVITRHGTVCTYVDCMANTFAIGPDGGIYPCYRFVGMPEFLMGNVACKPTKEDLQETRPWKMLQEFKSYVDSACGSCSHIQYCRGGCPYNAIAPTNGRIEGVDPHCTAYKRIFTEIHDRLNAEMFETDSVRMRRRRRSKPGVMALMQKIIAE
- the mbhE gene encoding hydrogen gas-evolving membrane-bound hydrogenase subunit E, with amino-acid sequence MKTKALIAVLFIGIILFWAVEDMPAFGDPNSPATAYTGQLFVERTYEDTGIANIVTAILVSYRGFDTLGEVVVIFTAGIAVILLLGRGGRL
- a CDS encoding cation:proton antiporter subunit C is translated as MIEFIPDVFFSRYNYWMAIILMLIGLYAIIAKQNLVKKIIGLNIFQTAIYLFYISFAEVRGGTAPIYLPEGAAALYVNPLPHVLILTAIVVGVSITAVALSLIIRIFEVYGTIETDELVQAVRER
- a CDS encoding monovalent cation/H+ antiporter subunit D family protein — translated: MMLLDQLPILLVILSMLATLLVLGAGWYNRSVCYGIVLLTIIFQFVVSVLLLTRVMNEGTVRYYVGGWLPPLGIELVIDSFSGFILVTIMFLALASVIYLKKSIEKEVPYEKTVSFYVLLQLLIIGLIGMTITGDIFNLYVFLEISSIAAYALIATSRRSYSYVAAFNYLVLGSIAAGFILLGIGNLYVTTGTLNMAELAVLLPASYELSTVHAAFLFMIIGFSIKAAFFPLHLWLPDAYTEAPSAVTVLISTVMAKVSIYALFRMLFSVFTPSYIIESFPITDFILIVSTIAIIAGAVLAIAQTDLKRLLAYSSVSQVGYIMFALGVANLIALEGGLLHILGHAVMKGCLFMVAGAIIYQAGTSRLSDMKGIATRMPISCAAFALAGASMIGIPPTIGFMSKYYLVLGALDAGLWLYAAILLAGSLLAVVYIWRFIEIAYFAGGDHGDHAPQPAFLGREVPVSMLAPMVSLALLCLFLGICIEPVMGIVGPAAALLLGGA
- a CDS encoding proton-conducting transporter membrane subunit; amino-acid sequence: MEGIISVLPAVALTIPLIAAILIPLLGRYPNIRDGVTIASATAMFGTVAAMLPAILSGEKITLLIVPMVPGGDLVLKVDAFGMLFAFTAALLWLLNSFYAIGYMRAKNEHAQTRFFFCFAVAIAAAVGIAFSANLLTLFIFYEILTIITYPLVVHVETEKAMKEGRKYLAYLLIGGIFLLAAVIMTYLLTGTTGFVPGGFLAGAAPALTLQILFLLFMVGFVKAAWMPIHAWLPAAMVAPTPVSAFLHAVAVVTAGVFGIVRMAGWVFGLELMETLGLGILLAVIASFTIIVASLFALMEDNLKLRLAYSTVSQLSYILLGVAMLSVAGMIGAMAHIPIHAFLKITLFFVAGAVIVSAGREYISDMKGIGKKMPITCLMFAFAAIGICGIPPMAGVISKIYLALGAVEGGMAILLLVIIASAVLNAAYFFPVIYTMVLDMPDDESALEGVAEPPLFMLVPIIITTVISVMIFFFPALPFFDLIEIAVSEILVDIRP